A part of Salmo salar chromosome ssa18, Ssal_v3.1, whole genome shotgun sequence genomic DNA contains:
- the LOC106577902 gene encoding E3 ubiquitin-protein ligase TRIM7: MQQPNNHSSRSPKDKSLETVEATHSAPWNKPQLSNSKGRDFEKRDAHHSEPWTKPHLNNTKPGLEHIHTFQECLQLIEELAKEVKDISKLARRRGVTGGEGSTASPSLESSRSLILLWAKELDQLQKTSTPTTEVQMTRGKRDPGGGGKDGGKDRSLEKENQRILEWATELKNVSEVCGLSDEDLKRLLDPRGVKESRLAGVLPLLEFIAWSLLSNDTEEDVSKLWLSTKQRAWRTGIEKYIPNSVWQWIHSASTQVRLEPLSSHPWLAFSDDNLEVWEAPQRGDTINYPLRFDMWSCVLGCQAINTGKHYWGVEVSPTGSWRLGVTSVTAPRKGRFPMTPVKGYWTLWRSAQNTLWACCDDPPTKLPVSAMPHLVGVYLDFEEGQVSFYDAENRSHIYTFTDTFKERVVPVFGCLDGDTKIRIVPRPKMPSASASGVR; the protein is encoded by the exons ATGCAGCAGCCTAATAACCACAGCAGCCGGTCTCCTAAG GACAAGAGTCTGGAGACTGTGGAGGCTACCCACTCAGCACCCTGGAATAAACCACAACTCAGCAACAGCAAG GGGAGGGACTTTGAGAAACGGGACGCCCACCATTCAGAACCATGGACCAAGCCTCATCTCAACAACACCAAA CCTGGCCTGGAACATATTCACACGTTCCAGGAGTGTCTACAGCTCATTGAGGAGCTAGCCAAGGAGGTGAAGGACATCAGTAAG CTTGCCAGGAGaagaggggtgacgggaggagaaGGTTCCACAGCATCACCTAGCTTGGAGAGCAGCCGGAGTCTCATTCTATTGTGGGCCAAGGAGCTTGACCAG CTCCAAAAGACATCCACACCAACAACAGAGGTTCAGATGACGAGAGGAAAGAGGGATCCAGGCGGAGGAGGGAAAGACGGAGGGAAAGACAGAAGTTTGGAGAAAGAGAATCAGAGAATATTGGAATGGGCAACAGAACTGAAGAATgtctcagag GTGTGTGGGCTGTCAGACGAGGACCTGAAGCGTCTGTTGGATCCGCGGGGGGTCAAGGAGTCTAGGCTAGCTGGCGTTCTGCCATTGCTGGAGTTCATCGCCTGGTCTCTACTGTCAAATGACACTGAG GAGGATGTATCAAAGCTGTGGTTGTCAACCAAACAGAGAGCATGGAGAACTG GAATCGAAAAGTACATCCCTAATTCTGTATGGCAATGGATTCACAGTGCTTCAA CCCAAGTGCGTCTGGAACCCCTCAGCAGCCACCCCTGGCTGGCCTTCTCAGATGACAACCTTGAAGTATGGGAGGCCCCCCAGAGGGGCGACACCATAAACTATCCCCTCCGCTTCGACATGTGGTCCTGCGTTCTGGGATGCCAG GCCATCAACACAGGAAAGCACTACTGGGGAGTAGAGGTATCCCCTACAGGCAGCTGGAGACTGGGAGTGACATCTGTAACTGCACCCCGGAAAGGTCGGTTCCCCATGACCCCAGTGAAGGGCTACTGGACCCTGTGGAGGAGCGCCCAGAACACCCTGTGGGCCTGTTGTGATGACCCCCCGACCAAGCTACCTGTCTCAGCCATGCCTCACCTAGTAGGGGTCTACCTGGACTTCGAGGAGGGACAGGTTTCCTTCTATGATGCAGAGAATAGGTCTCATATCTATACGTTCACCGATACGTTTAAGGAGAGGGTGGTTCCTGTGTTCGGCTGTCTCGATGGGGATACGAAGATCAGGATTGTGCCACGGCCAAAGATGCCATCTGCATCGGCATCAGGTGTTAGATAA
- the LOC106577903 gene encoding mannose-P-dolichol utilization defect 1 protein: protein MATPMMEELSKSSVLDPLKGLLLTYFMPESCYDEFFLNFNFLDVPCLKIVLSKGLGIGIILGSVMVKLPQILKLMGAKSAEGLSFNSVLLELLAITGTMTYCIANSFPFSAWGEALFLMLQTVAIGFLIMHYGGNTVKGVLFLGVYFGLVALLLSPVTPMSVVMAMQASNMPAIIIGRLIQVVTNYGNGHTGQLSAITVFLLFAGSLARIFTSIQETGDSLMALTYVISSSCNGLIAAQLLYYWNSSSTLKKKME from the exons ATGGCGACCCCTATGATGGAAGAACTTTCTAAGTCTTCCGTGTTGGACCCACTGAAGGGTCTCCTACTCACCTATTTCATGCCAGAATCGTGTTACGACGAGTTTTTCCTAAATTTTAACTTTCTGGATG taccatgtCTGAAGATTGTGCTGAGCAAAGGTCTGGGCATCGGAATCATCCTGGGGTCTGTGATGG taAAGCTGCCCCAGATCCTGAAGCTGATGGGGGCTAAGAGTGCCGAGGGTCTGAGCTTCAactctgtcctgctagagctgctggCTATCACAGGAACCATGACCTACTGCATCGCTAACAGCTTCCCCTTCAG TGCCTGGGGTGAGGCCCTCTTCCTCATGTTACAGACTGTAGCCATTGGGTTCCTCATCATGCACTATGGAGGCAACACAGTCaaag GTGTCCTGTTCCTGGGGGTGTATTTTGGCCTGGTGGCTCTGCTGCTCTCCCCCGTCACCCCCATGTCTGTGGTCATGGCCATGCAGGCCTCCAACATGCCAGCTATCATCATCGGCAGG CTGATCCAGGTAGTGACTAACTATGGGAACGGACACACAGGACAGCTGTCTGCCATCACTGTGTTTCTGCTGTTCGCTGGCTCCCTGGCTCGTATATTCACCTCAATACAG GAAACAGGTGACTCCCTGATGGCCCTGACCTATGTCATATCCTCTTCCTGTAACGGCCTCATTGCTGCCCAGCTCCTGTACTACTGGAACAGCAGCTCCACactgaagaagaagatggagtAG